A segment of the Ammospiza caudacuta isolate bAmmCau1 chromosome 2, bAmmCau1.pri, whole genome shotgun sequence genome:
CACTAATTCTGTTTtgattgttttaaaattcatgATCTGAGGCCTCAGCTGCAAAAGCTAATTTAATTTAGCAGATACATATAAACTCACTAGCACAGTGGCTTTGTTTAAATAAATGGATTTGCCTTACATGCAATCATCTGCTTTTTCTTAAATCACAATTTCCAGCAGGGTAACTTTATGTTTTAAGTAATTAATTACTCAATTAATATATTCTTATTCAAAGCAGCCtagggagcaggggaagggtttattctggagaaaaggaggctcagggggatttCACTGCACTTCATGGAGGAGTGCAGTGAGGGTGTGCTGAGATGGGGTTTGGTCTCTTTCCCAAGTGAATAGCgacaggacaagaagaaatggcttcaagttgcaccaggggaggtttagattgaatttatgaaaaatttcttcacagaaagggtggtAAAGCACAGGACAGGCAGcccaaggaagtggtggaatctgtccctgaaagtgtttaaaaatgtgCAGATGTGGTGCTTAGGGACACCTTTTGGGGCTAATGGCTGGACTCAGGGAACTTGCAGTTCTTTTCCCAACCTAAACAaatctatgattctgtgaattacAATATCAGTTTCTCATTTACACAGAGAATCATTACACCGAGGAAAATTCTGTGCAGAAACTGAAAGCTTTCACTTGGGAAACCCCTCTGCaaagaggagaggagcagaaaaatccctgaaaatctGAATCCCTGACATTTCAACCCAAACTCATCTGCTCCTCCgcagagctccagcagggccaaaTTAAATACTTTGGAGACTGAGGTGGGGACAAAACATCCTGAAGGCAGCAACAGAGACATCCTGCCCAGGTCACTGGAAATGGCAATTCCATCTCCCTGAAATGGTGCCAGGATGGTTTCAGCATCTGGTGTCAGGTCCTTGTTCCCGATCCTGCAGAGATGGATTCATGGAGCCcccacagaatggtttggattgggtTTGAGGTTGGAgttgggtttggggctgggtttggggtggaggaGGCCTCGAAGAACATCCATTCCCACCCCCTTACCACagacagggacatcttccactggaatttaaccccaaaaatacagaGGTTGAGTCTGCAGAAGAACAGTCAGCAGCTGGATTCAAGTAATTTGGAACATTCCTTGACTCAAATAAAAGCCCCAGCCAAGAGGCCAAGCCACCATCAagggtggctttttttttatgtgGATGCAAAGCCACAAAGTGCTGGCACCAGGCACAAAGGTGGGAGTGAGACCTGCAATTGCCCGCAggattatttcatttttatattattatttttatgactGAATTGTTACCTGTGAGAACAAGAAGAGAGCATCAGGCTGATGATGCTGTCCcagctcacagagctctgcccctcCAGACAAAGAGCTAGCAATGAATGACCAGGGTAAATCCCTTTCTGCTCACCAATTTTCCATAAATTAAAGGAATAACAATCTTGCCCCTTGGGCACAACCTCAATGAATGACACAAGATATTTCTGCATATTACATGGAAAAAATAGTGATTAAAAAGATGTTGGTTTGGCTTTATCAGTCTGAGCCATCATGCCTTCTGAAGGCAGctaaagtattaaaaaatagCTGAATTTTAAGCAAAATGCagctatttaaatattttaattctttaaataaaatattaaaattttattaaagaaGCTTAAAATGCAAAAGACCATTCTTCtgacaaacaaataaacattgtttctttcatcatCAGTGGTCAAAAATAAGTGCATGATCTTGGGTTACaccagaggaaaataaataatacattaTAACCATTATTAAACACTTCTCAGGATCTTCCTGCTGAAAATATTTACCCTGCTCTTCAGACACAGACAAGTAAAATGAGATacttggagaaaagaaaagaaatttcaaggaaaggaaatttcaaggaaaggaaatttcaaggaaatttcaaggaaaggaaatttcaggaaaggaaaggaaatttcaaggaaaggaagtttcaaggaaaggaaatttcaaggaaaggaaaggaaaggaaatttcaaggaaaggaaaggaaatttcaaggaaaggaaaagaaaggaaagaaaagaaaagaaaagaaaagaaaagaaaagaaaagaaaagaaaagaaaagaaaagaaaagaaaagaaaagaaaagaaaagaaaagaaaagaaaagaaaagaaaagaaaagaaaagaaaagaaaagaaaagaaaagaaaagaaaagaaaagaaaagaagaaaagaaagagagaggaagtgtcggaaggaagtgtcggaaggaagtaagagaaagaaagaaagaaagaaagaaagaaagaaagaaagaaagaaagaaagaaagaaagaaagaaagaaagaaagaaagaaagaaagaaagaaagaaagaaagaaagaaagaaagaaagaaagaaagaaagaaagaaagaaagaaagaaagaaagaaagaaagaaagaaagaaagaaagaaagaaagaaagaaagaaagaaagaaagaaagaaagaaagaaagaccCTTCTCTTCaatgaaaagaaacaataaaaataaataactccaaaacaataaaatctgttttcctgcctttcttgCAAGCTTTTCCCATGCTGGATGTTGGATCCCCTCAGCTCCCCTTGGGAACAGCTCcactttcactgcttttttagAAAAAACCCTTCCCACAGACATTACAGGCATTCCATGCTGATAACACTGACCGCTGTTATCAGCTCTAACTGTGCCTGCAGGAAAATCAAACAGGACCATTGCATAAGGGAGGATTTCTCAGCTCCCTTCTGCCTCCTCAGAGCCCTGAGGGATttttcagcatctgctgtaAAGACCCCTCTCCTTATCTCTGAAACTTATCATCATCCCAAAGATTTCATGAGTCCTTGCCTGGGAGTGAAAATAAGAAATAGCACTCCCAGCCTGAATGATTACTTGAGCACATTTTCCACTAGGTCTTGttataaaaggagaaaaatcctcCTGTCTTCTCCCTCACACACCCagtttctctttgaaaaaaaaaaaataaaaagtctaaATCACTGCAAGTGACTCTGGTTTAGCCTTGGCAAGCCAttcacagcagctctcaggCAATCCAAGTGAGACACAAATATAAAAGATGTCTCCAGGGTCTGTTTTAATGGGAAGAGCAGACACCCTGCACTGGCTCCACCACTGAATTATTTTCAGCAGGAAGCACAGACAAggaaagagctgcagcagcttttaCACCTCCATCAGCTGACCTGCACTGCCCAAGGTTGTCCTGAGAGCATTGCATGGGCAATTTCTGCCATCTCTgcaaaaataagataaaatttGTGTAGATGAAGGAGGGATCTGTGCCAGGATGCAGCTCAGCCCACTCAGAGCTGGCTgcaagggcagggctgcagctccctgtgccaggaggagCATCCTGACAGCTACAAATGCCATCCCTTGAGTGCCTGCACAGATGGGTGCAGCAATTCATCAAGAAGATGCTGCAGATTTTATTCCCTGAACAAAAGtgctttgactttttttttttttttttgtttggcaCAGCAGAAATGTTCCCAGGACTCTGGCAGCAAGGTTTAGAGGGTGAGTTAGCAGGCCTGGatatttcagggaaaaaaaattgtaatttgtGTAGAGAAGGAATGCACAGAGGTGGGAGTGAATGGAGAGAAGGAGGTTTGCAGGTTTTTGGGCAGAAATAGggaattttttcacagaaagggtggtTGAGCACTaaaaggggctgcccagggaggggctCAGGGAATGACTGGATGTGGGAAATCATTGCCAAGAAggctttgaaaagaaaaggaaaggaaggaaaggaatgaCTGGATTGGGAAATCATTGCCAAGAAggctttgaaaagaaaaggaaaggaaggaaaggaacgaaaggaaggaaaggaatgaCTGGATTGGGAAATCGTTGGGCACTGGAAGGGGGTGCCCAGGAAGGTGCTCAAGGAATGGCTGGATGTGGGAAATCATTGCCAAGAAGGATttgaaaagaaagggaaaggaaggaaaggaaggaaaggaaggaaaggaaggaaaggaatgaCTGGATTGGGAAATCACTGGGCACTGGAAGGAGCTGCCTAGGGATGTATTCAAGGAgtgactggatgtggcactcagtgctctggctTAGTTGAccaggtggtgtttggtcaaaggtttgactcaatgatcttggagatcttttcccACCTTAACCATTCTCTGATCCTGTGATTAAAATAACCATTTCTGAATCCTTTAACCTGACAGAGCTGGAGTTCATTGGGATTTTGCTGGAGTGGGGAGCAGCCCTGTAAAAgcagagaatttcagtctgttcagtggggcagggcaggtgctACAGCACTCCTCCTTGGGTGGCTGCCACCAGGTGGTTCCAGTAGCTCATCTGCTCAGCAGGTTTGATCCCATGGCACGTCACGATTTTCCTGAAGCGAGGAACAGAGAACCTGATCCTTTCTGGGAAAAACGTCTGCTCtgagtgcagctcctgcagctgaatCTTTAATTTGTCCAGGCACAGCCCTATGAACACATCCTCCAGTTTGATGAAGGAACACTCTCAGAAATGTTATAGATCTGGCTGGCCACGTCGCTGGATAAAACATATCCAGTCCCGGAACAAAAGGGTGGGTAGGTCGCTCCTGGATACTCTTCCCTACTCACATACCACTTACTCCTTCTTGTCCTGATGGGGTACTCGTGCAGTTTTAAAAACCCTGTGAAGAGCCCAGtgctcttctttttcctcaggAGCAGCTCGGTGAGGTAAAACACGTTGACAAACACGTCCGTGTCGGTTTTCATGGCGAAGCTGGCCTGGGAGCAAAACCTGTGCATCCACTCCATGCCCATCATGGTTTTCAGGGTCAGGTTGTAGTAGGTGTCTGTGAAGTTCTTCTGGATGATGTCTCTGTATGTCTGGCtctcagcagccaggccagcctgctggctgggctccccagggctccccagcagGAACAGGGTCACCAGGCGCTTCCCAGCCACcgtcctctccctgccccagctgtgcctgatGGCCATCCTggcatccagctgctggaaCGAGCAcgccaccagcagcaccaggaaagGGGGGTCCTTGTGGCAGTCAACatctgggagctgggagaagtTCCCTTCCATCCTCCTGAAGGGCTCCGTGGGGAGCAGGtagccctggctgctctcacaGAACAGGCACAGCTCGGTCCAGGTGTGGAAAAGCCagaggctggcactgctgagccccACCAGGCAGACAAACAGCCTGAACTTCCTGGAATCCATctgaaaaggaacaaagagGAGCAGCACATCCATAAAAGTAATCTCTTGTTCCTCTCAGTGCTCCTCTGCCAAGTCCCTGCACGGGGATTCAAAGCCAGGTCAGCTCTGAAGGGAAGCTGCTGTTTGAGGGCACTCAGCCACCTGCATTTCTCCTCCTGTCACCCCCAGGAGATGTTCTGCTGGCAGATTCACACTTGGGCTTAACCTGAACTGCCCTCCAGGCTAGTGTGTCCTCAGAAACCCACTCAAGCCTGTCCATTAACACCAGGTTACCCAGGCTGGTCCTtcaagccccctccccattttccgCATCCTACAAACCAGGTTTAGACCCACCAGGGCCAGAGAAGGGTGTGGTGAGATGGGgcttggtctcttctcccaagtaaaaggcagcagaacaagaagaaatgaagctGATGCTtcaagccccctccccattttcaTCATCCTGTTTGAGGGCACTCAGCCACCTGCATTTCTCCTCCTGTCACCCCCAGGAGATGTTCTGCTGGCAGATTCACACTTGGGCTTAACCTGAACTGCCCTCCAGGCCAGTGTGTCCTCAGAAAAAACACTCAAGCCTGTCCACTGAGACACTAGATTACCCAGGATGGTCCTTCAAACCCTCTCCCCATTTTCAGCATCCTACAAACCAAGTTTAGACCCACCAGGGCcagagaaggagcagaaggGTGTGGTGAGATGGGgcttggtctcttctcccaagtgcaaagcagcagaagaaatgaaGCTGATGCTTCAAGCCCCCTCCCCATATTCAGCATCCTACTAACCAGGTTTACACCCACCAGGGCCAGAGAAGGAGCAGATTTATGTATCTATCTCAGAGGGAAGAGAATAACAATTACAGtcttttggtttttgggggtgttttgggggtttttgggggtttttttttggagttttttgtttgcttgtttttttgtgggtttttgggggttttttattgttttttttgtgggttttggggtttttgttggttggtttttgtgggtttttggggtttttttattgttttttgtgggttttggggttctttgtttgttttggttttgttttttgttttggtttggtttgggttttttgggtggttttttttttctggtttacaTACCATGTTTTTCCATTTGTGCCTGtgtcccagagccagcagctgtcCCAGGGTCACAGCCAGCCAGGTTCCTCTCATCTTCATCACCTCTGCCTCCCGTGGGGCTCTTGCACCAACCCAGAAACTGCTCCTGATCCCTTTGCTGGAGGGGCCATGAGTCACATTTCTGAAGCTGGGTcagctgctctgaaaaagagaaaagaaccaAAACACCAGAGGGTCACATTATTATTTAATGTGCAGAGTTTGAGTGACTCACCAGGACATGCTGAGGTGAGAAGGGGCTTCTCCTattccccttccctttttaaatgagaaagaTCCAAACAACAACATTTTACCTTGTAAGAGATTAATGAGCTGGACATCTGGTTATAAATCTAACAGAAATTTTGAGTTAGAGAAAAACTATCAAAGCAACTCCCAAATCCTTACTGTGCCGAAAATATGACACATCTCCACGAATTAACCTGGTGAGAGGAATTTAAGACTTGATTTCTCATTCCAGTAATCCATAGTCTGTCCTACTGCTATTTtagagctctgggatggggcatTTTTTACCAGGGCACACCTTCCACCTTCCCCCTTCTCAACAAGGAATTGTATCTGGAAACACAGCAAACCAAGTTAAACCATGGCCAGAGCTGCAGATTT
Coding sequences within it:
- the B3GALT5 gene encoding LOW QUALITY PROTEIN: beta-1,3-galactosyltransferase 5 (The sequence of the model RefSeq protein was modified relative to this genomic sequence to represent the inferred CDS: inserted 1 base in 1 codon), translated to MKMRGTWLAVTLGQLLALGHRHKWKNMMDSRKFRLFVCLVGLSSASLWLFHTWTELCLFCESSQGYLLPTEPFRRMEGNFSQLPDVDCHKDPPFLVLLVACSFQQLDARMAIRHSWGRERTVAGKRLVTLFLLGSPGEPSQQAGLAAESQTYRDIIQKNFTDTYYNLTLKTMMGMEWMHRFCSQASFAMKTDTDVFVNVFYLTELLLRKKKSTGLFTGFLKLHEYPIRTRRSKWYVSREEYPGATYPPFCSGTGYVLSSDVASQIYNISESVPXIKLEDVFIGLCLDKLKIQLQELHSEQTFFPERIRFSVPRFRKIVTCHGIKPAEQMSYWNHLVAATQGGVL